In Lates calcarifer isolate ASB-BC8 linkage group LG23, TLL_Latcal_v3, whole genome shotgun sequence, a single genomic region encodes these proteins:
- the LOC108884425 gene encoding receptor-type tyrosine-protein phosphatase H isoform X38, translating into MIKPLSIKITSDHLLLCVFLCLLWGTAYSNTTSTPSATLTATGTADYSTTSSTSATLTATGTADYSTTSSTSATLTATGTADYSTTSSTSATLTATGTADYSTTSSTSATLTAPVRKAMGTTEMTSTQSTTLMTPIPTTRSPPPNAENFQWTGQNETSITLQWKKVENILNYTLVFGEKDKNVTATAEDTVIDVVSGLTNAAKYNFTLYTVRDGVRSSGVSLTAVTAPPNAENFQRTTQNETSITLQWKKVENILNYTLVFGEKEKNVTATAEDTVIDVVSGLTSGTENNFTLYTVFGGVRSSGVKLTAVTAPPNAENFQRTTQNETSITLQWRKVRNILDYTLVFGEGEKNVTAKAEDTVIDIVSGLTSGTENNFTLYTVFGGVRSSGVSLTAVTAPSNAENFQRTTQNETSITLQWRKVRNILDYTLVFGEGEKNVTAKAEDTVIDIVSGLTSGTENNFTLYTVFGGVRSSGVKLTAVTAPSNAENFQPTGQNETSITLQWRKVRNILDYTLVFDEGEKNVTAKAEDTVIDIVSGLTSGKEYNFTLYTVFGGVRSSGVNLRAVTAPERVNMVRVTQNDSSITLRWDKVNSISTYVLLYDGNDGPVREDISALPEDITVTHVVSPLTAGKKYYFILTTVFGEVNSTKYTFEAVTVPPKVSSVDVTERSVTSLTLNWENADINWTYLLQINGSTVTFTQDIYPKVSYSVSPLKPGTQYNFSVITVFSGFNSTAYEACTVTTIDCASVPWHVTNSSIHGMVEGLFSNATATYEQTHISPQGSNVSFTGLVPGATYNLFLEYETCSQRFPQCHHTETVRPSSVSAHCDYLGAGYSISVVWIKPNGVWTQVEVNVSGQSHPVPANGEQSIQISGFQPARTYEVTVDTLSGHVRSSAPYVFLCDTDPRGVIAGSVFAVLLFALVCLAVFLVLKRPDLIRKKSFIGGAKLSNPKSKAISVAEFPNHFNQLSADDNRGFSQEYENLVPVGTEQTRKAAVLPENKAKNRFNNVLPYDWCRVRLNTSNPNGTSDYINASYMPGYNSNREYIATQGPLPSTVNDFWRMIWEQRVKGIVMVTNCIEGGRTKCEQYWPGDGKPCHYGELLITTRSEQQETNWTLREFSLKHTETSEKRKVKHFHFTAWPDHGVPQGTKILIQFRELVRWHIEREADGAPTVVHCSAGVGRTGTIIALDVLLQQLVKKRGVGINAFVHKMRLSRPYMVQTESQYVFLHQCIMDSLQPDEKMEENIYENADMIYVNATALRELQTNG; encoded by the exons ATGATCAAGCCTTTGTCTATCAAAATTACCTCAGACCacttgctgctgtgtgtcttcCTGTGTCTTCTCTgg GGTACGGCTTACTCCAACACAACATCAACACCAAGTGCAACGCTGACAGCAACC ggTACCGCTGACTACAGtacaacatcatcaacaagtGCAACGCTGACAGCAACC GGTACCGCTGACTACAGtacaacatcatcaacaagtGCAACGCTGACAGCAACC ggTACCGCTGACTACAGtacaacatcatcaacaagtGCAACGCTGACAGCAACC ggTACTGCTGACTACAGtacaacatcatcaacaagtGCAACGCTGACAGCACCTGTGAGAAAAGCAATGGGAACGACAGAAATGACAAGCACACAGTCAACCACTCTAATGACACCCATTCCAACAACAAGATCAC CTCCTCCTAATGCAGAGAACTTTCAATGGACTGGACAAAATGAGACCAGTATAactctgcagtggaaaaaagtggaaaacatCCTCAACTATACCCTTGTGTTTGGTGAAAAGGATAAAAACGTCACTGCAACAGCAGAGGATACAGTGATAGACGTAGTCTCAGGACTTACAAATGCAGCAAAATACAACTTCACTCTCTACACTGTGCGTGACGGTGTCAGAAGCAGTGGAGTAAGCCTCACTGCAGTCACTG CTCCTCCTAATGCAGAGAACTTTCAACGGACTACACAAAATGAGACCAGTATAactctgcagtggaaaaaagtggaaaacatCCTCAACTATACCCTTGTGTTTggtgaaaaggagaaaaacgtCACTGCAACAGCAGAGGATACAGTGATAGACGTAGTCTCAGGACTTACAAGTGGGACAGAAAACAACTTCACTCTCTACACTGTGTTTGGTGGTGTCAGAAGCAGTGGAGTAAAGCTCACTGCAGTCACTG CTCCTCCTAATGCAGAGAACTTTCAACGGACTACACAAAATGAGACCAGTATAACTCTGCAGTGGAGAAAAGTGAGGAACATCCTCGACTATACACTTGTGTTCGGTGAAGGGGAGAAAAACGTCACTGCAAAAGCAGAGGATACAGTGATAGACATAGTCTCAGGACTTACAAGTGGGACAGAAAACAACTTCACTCTCTACACTGTGTTTGGTGGTGTCAGAAGCAGTGGAGTAAGCCTCACTGCAGTCACTG CTCCTTCTAATGCAGAGAACTTTCAACGGACTACACAAAATGAGACCAGTATAACTCTGCAGTGGAGAAAAGTGAGGAACATCCTCGACTATACACTTGTGTTCGGTGAAGGGGAGAAAAACGTCACTGCAAAAGCAGAGGATACAGTGATAGACATAGTCTCAGGACTTACAAGTGGGACAGAAAACAACTTCACTCTCTACACTGTGTTTGGTGGTGTCAGAAGCAGTGGAGTAAAGCTCACTGCAGTCACTG CTCCTTCTAATGCAGAGAACTTTCAACCGACTGGACAAAATGAGACCAGTATAACTCTGCAGTGGAGAAAAGTGAGGAACATCCTCGACTATACCCTTGTGTTCGATGAAGGGGAGAAAAACGTCACTGCAAAAGCAGAGGATACAGTGATAGACATAGTCTCAGGACTCACAAGTGGGAAAGAATACAACTTCACTCTCTACACTGTGTTTGGTGGTGTCAGAAGCAGTGGAGTAAACCTCAGGGCAGTCACTG CTCCTGAGAGGGTTAACATGGTGAGagtgacacaaaatgacagCAGTATAACTCTGAGGTGGGACAAGGTTAACAGCATCTCAACATATGTCCTACTATATGATGGCAATGATGGTCCGGTACGGGAGGATATCAGCGCGCTTCCTGAAGACATAACTGTTACACATGTCGTCTCTCCGCTTACTGCTGGAAAAAAATACTATTTCATTCTCACCACTGTGTTTGGGGAAGTCAACAGCACTAAATACACATTTGAAGCTGTGACAG TTCCACCAAAGGTGTCTTCGGTTGATGTGACTGAACGCTCTGTGACCAGTCTAACTCTGAACTGGGAAAATGCGGATATAAACTGGACGTACTTGCTTCAGATTAATGGCAGTACTGTGACATTTACCCAGGACATATACCCAAAAGTGTCATATTCAGTCTCACCTCTCAAACCTGGGACACAGTATAACTTCAGTGTGATCACAGTGTTCTCTGGATTCAACAGCACAGCTTATGAAGCCTGCACAGTAACAA cCATAGACTGCGCCAGTGTGCCCTGGCATGTCACTAACTCATCGATCCATGGGATGGTTGAAGGCTTATTCTCAAATGCAACCGCCACTTATGAACAAACTCACATCAGTCCTCAAGGTAGTAATGTGTCATTTACTGGCCTCGTCCCTGGCGCAACCTATAACTTGTTCCTTGAGTACGAAACATGTTCTCAACGCTTTCCACAATGTCACCACACTGAAACAGTGC GTCCTTCAAGTGTAAGTGCTCACTGTGATTACTTGGGAGCTGGCTATTCCATCTCTGTTGTGTGGATTAAACCAAATGGTGTGTGGACTCAAGTGGAGGTCAACGTTTCTGGGCAATCTCACCCAGTACCTGCAAATGGGGAACAGAGTATTCAAATATCTGGATTCCAACCTGCCCGAACATATGAAGTAACTGTAGATACACTGTCTGGGCATGTGAGGAGTTCTGCACcatatgtttttctgtgtgataCTGATCCAAGGG GAGTAATTGCAGGATCAGTATTTGCTGTGCTGCTTTTTGCCCTGGTCTGTCTGGCTGTCTTCCTTGTGTTAAAAAGACCAGATTTAATCAG AAAAAAGTCATTCATTGGTGGGGCCAAACTGTCTAATCCAAAGAGCAA aGCTATATCTGTAGCAGAGTTTCCAAACCACTTCAACCAGTTAAGTGCGGATGACAACAGAGGATTCAGCCAAGAATATGAG AACCTTGTTCCTGTTGGCACAGAGCAGACACGGAAAGCCGCAGTTCTACCTGAAAACAAAGCGAAGAATCGTTTCAACAACGTCCTGCCAT ATGACTGGTGTCGAGTGAGGCTAAATACATCAAATCCCAATGGGACCTCTGACTACATTAATGCCAGTTACATGCCA GGctacaacagcaacagagagtACATTGCCACACAGGGTCCTCTGCCCTCCACCGTCAATGACTTCTGGAGGATGATTTGGGAACAAAGAGTGAAAGGCATCGTCATGGTAACCAACTGCATTGAAGGAGGACGG aCCAAGTGTGAACAATACTGGCCTGGAGACGGCAAGCCTTGCCATTACGGAGAGCTCTTGATCACCACCAGATCTGAGCAACAGGAGACCAACTGGACATTGAGGGAATTTAGTTTGAAACAT ACAGAAACCTCAGAAAAGCggaaagtgaaacattttcacttcacaGCCTGGCCGGACCATGGAGTCCCTCAGGGCACCAAAATCCTGATCCAGTTCAGAGAACTGGTGAGATGGCATATAGAGAGAGAAGCGGATGGAGCACCAACTGTGGTTCACTGCAG TGCTGGAGTGGGGAGGACAGGCACTATCATTGCCCTGGATGTGCTACTTCAGCAGCTAGTCAAAAAAAGGGGAGTGGGCATCAATGCTTTTGTGCACAAGATGAGACTGAGTCGACCATACATGGTGCAGACAGAG tCTCAGTACGTTTTCCTGCACCAGTGCATAATGGACAGTCTGCAGCCAGAcgagaagatggaggagaacaTATATGAGAATGCAGACATGATATATGTCAATGCCACAGCGCTCCGAGAGCTTCAGACAAATGGCTAA
- the LOC108884425 gene encoding receptor-type tyrosine-protein phosphatase H isoform X36: MIKPLSIKITSDHLLLCVFLCLLWGTAYSNTTSTPSATLTATGTADSSTTSSTPSATLTATGTADYSTTSSTSATLTATGTADYSTTSSTSATLTATGTADYSTTSSTSATLTAPVRKAMGTTEMTSTQSTTLMTPIPTTRSPPPNAENFQWTGQNETSITLQWKKVENILNYTLVFGEKDKNVTATAEDTVIDVVSGLTNAAKYNFTLYTVRDGVRSSGVSLTAVTAPPNAENFQRTTQNETSITLQWKKVENILNYTLVFGEKEKNVTATAEDTVIDVVSGLTSGTENNFTLYTVFGGVRSSGVKLTAVTAPPNAENFQRTTQNETSITLQWRKVRNILDYTLVFGEGEKNVTAKAEDTVIDIVSGLTSGTENNFTLYTVFGGVRSSGVSLTAVTAPSNAENFQRTTQNETSITLQWRKVRNILDYTLVFGEGEKNVTAKAEDTVIDIVSGLTSGTENNFTLYTVFGGVRSSGVKLTAVTAPSNAENFQPTGQNETSITLQWRKVRNILDYTLVFDEGEKNVTAKAEDTVIDIVSGLTSGKEYNFTLYTVFGGVRSSGVNLRAVTAPERVNMVRVTQNDSSITLRWDKVNSISTYVLLYDGNDGPVREDISALPEDITVTHVVSPLTAGKKYYFILTTVFGEVNSTKYTFEAVTVPPKVSSVDVTERSVTSLTLNWENADINWTYLLQINGSTVTFTQDIYPKVSYSVSPLKPGTQYNFSVITVFSGFNSTAYEACTVTTIDCASVPWHVTNSSIHGMVEGLFSNATATYEQTHISPQGSNVSFTGLVPGATYNLFLEYETCSQRFPQCHHTETVRPSSVSAHCDYLGAGYSISVVWIKPNGVWTQVEVNVSGQSHPVPANGEQSIQISGFQPARTYEVTVDTLSGHVRSSAPYVFLCDTDPRGVIAGSVFAVLLFALVCLAVFLVLKRPDLIRKKSFIGGAKLSNPKSKAISVAEFPNHFNQLSADDNRGFSQEYENLVPVGTEQTRKAAVLPENKAKNRFNNVLPYDWCRVRLNTSNPNGTSDYINASYMPGYNSNREYIATQGPLPSTVNDFWRMIWEQRVKGIVMVTNCIEGGRTKCEQYWPGDGKPCHYGELLITTRSEQQETNWTLREFSLKHTETSEKRKVKHFHFTAWPDHGVPQGTKILIQFRELVRWHIEREADGAPTVVHCSAGVGRTGTIIALDVLLQQLVKKRGVGINAFVHKMRLSRPYMVQTESQYVFLHQCIMDSLQPDEKMEENIYENADMIYVNATALRELQTNG; encoded by the exons ATGATCAAGCCTTTGTCTATCAAAATTACCTCAGACCacttgctgctgtgtgtcttcCTGTGTCTTCTCTgg GGTACGGCTTACTCCAACACAACATCAACACCAAGTGCAACGCTGACAGCAACC ggTACCGCTGACTCCAGTACAACATCATCAACACCAAGTGCAACGCTGACAGCAACC ggTACCGCTGACTACAGtacaacatcatcaacaagtGCAACGCTGACAGCAACC ggTACCGCTGACTACAGtacaacatcatcaacaagtGCAACGCTGACAGCAACC ggTACTGCTGACTACAGtacaacatcatcaacaagtGCAACGCTGACAGCACCTGTGAGAAAAGCAATGGGAACGACAGAAATGACAAGCACACAGTCAACCACTCTAATGACACCCATTCCAACAACAAGATCAC CTCCTCCTAATGCAGAGAACTTTCAATGGACTGGACAAAATGAGACCAGTATAactctgcagtggaaaaaagtggaaaacatCCTCAACTATACCCTTGTGTTTGGTGAAAAGGATAAAAACGTCACTGCAACAGCAGAGGATACAGTGATAGACGTAGTCTCAGGACTTACAAATGCAGCAAAATACAACTTCACTCTCTACACTGTGCGTGACGGTGTCAGAAGCAGTGGAGTAAGCCTCACTGCAGTCACTG CTCCTCCTAATGCAGAGAACTTTCAACGGACTACACAAAATGAGACCAGTATAactctgcagtggaaaaaagtggaaaacatCCTCAACTATACCCTTGTGTTTggtgaaaaggagaaaaacgtCACTGCAACAGCAGAGGATACAGTGATAGACGTAGTCTCAGGACTTACAAGTGGGACAGAAAACAACTTCACTCTCTACACTGTGTTTGGTGGTGTCAGAAGCAGTGGAGTAAAGCTCACTGCAGTCACTG CTCCTCCTAATGCAGAGAACTTTCAACGGACTACACAAAATGAGACCAGTATAACTCTGCAGTGGAGAAAAGTGAGGAACATCCTCGACTATACACTTGTGTTCGGTGAAGGGGAGAAAAACGTCACTGCAAAAGCAGAGGATACAGTGATAGACATAGTCTCAGGACTTACAAGTGGGACAGAAAACAACTTCACTCTCTACACTGTGTTTGGTGGTGTCAGAAGCAGTGGAGTAAGCCTCACTGCAGTCACTG CTCCTTCTAATGCAGAGAACTTTCAACGGACTACACAAAATGAGACCAGTATAACTCTGCAGTGGAGAAAAGTGAGGAACATCCTCGACTATACACTTGTGTTCGGTGAAGGGGAGAAAAACGTCACTGCAAAAGCAGAGGATACAGTGATAGACATAGTCTCAGGACTTACAAGTGGGACAGAAAACAACTTCACTCTCTACACTGTGTTTGGTGGTGTCAGAAGCAGTGGAGTAAAGCTCACTGCAGTCACTG CTCCTTCTAATGCAGAGAACTTTCAACCGACTGGACAAAATGAGACCAGTATAACTCTGCAGTGGAGAAAAGTGAGGAACATCCTCGACTATACCCTTGTGTTCGATGAAGGGGAGAAAAACGTCACTGCAAAAGCAGAGGATACAGTGATAGACATAGTCTCAGGACTCACAAGTGGGAAAGAATACAACTTCACTCTCTACACTGTGTTTGGTGGTGTCAGAAGCAGTGGAGTAAACCTCAGGGCAGTCACTG CTCCTGAGAGGGTTAACATGGTGAGagtgacacaaaatgacagCAGTATAACTCTGAGGTGGGACAAGGTTAACAGCATCTCAACATATGTCCTACTATATGATGGCAATGATGGTCCGGTACGGGAGGATATCAGCGCGCTTCCTGAAGACATAACTGTTACACATGTCGTCTCTCCGCTTACTGCTGGAAAAAAATACTATTTCATTCTCACCACTGTGTTTGGGGAAGTCAACAGCACTAAATACACATTTGAAGCTGTGACAG TTCCACCAAAGGTGTCTTCGGTTGATGTGACTGAACGCTCTGTGACCAGTCTAACTCTGAACTGGGAAAATGCGGATATAAACTGGACGTACTTGCTTCAGATTAATGGCAGTACTGTGACATTTACCCAGGACATATACCCAAAAGTGTCATATTCAGTCTCACCTCTCAAACCTGGGACACAGTATAACTTCAGTGTGATCACAGTGTTCTCTGGATTCAACAGCACAGCTTATGAAGCCTGCACAGTAACAA cCATAGACTGCGCCAGTGTGCCCTGGCATGTCACTAACTCATCGATCCATGGGATGGTTGAAGGCTTATTCTCAAATGCAACCGCCACTTATGAACAAACTCACATCAGTCCTCAAGGTAGTAATGTGTCATTTACTGGCCTCGTCCCTGGCGCAACCTATAACTTGTTCCTTGAGTACGAAACATGTTCTCAACGCTTTCCACAATGTCACCACACTGAAACAGTGC GTCCTTCAAGTGTAAGTGCTCACTGTGATTACTTGGGAGCTGGCTATTCCATCTCTGTTGTGTGGATTAAACCAAATGGTGTGTGGACTCAAGTGGAGGTCAACGTTTCTGGGCAATCTCACCCAGTACCTGCAAATGGGGAACAGAGTATTCAAATATCTGGATTCCAACCTGCCCGAACATATGAAGTAACTGTAGATACACTGTCTGGGCATGTGAGGAGTTCTGCACcatatgtttttctgtgtgataCTGATCCAAGGG GAGTAATTGCAGGATCAGTATTTGCTGTGCTGCTTTTTGCCCTGGTCTGTCTGGCTGTCTTCCTTGTGTTAAAAAGACCAGATTTAATCAG AAAAAAGTCATTCATTGGTGGGGCCAAACTGTCTAATCCAAAGAGCAA aGCTATATCTGTAGCAGAGTTTCCAAACCACTTCAACCAGTTAAGTGCGGATGACAACAGAGGATTCAGCCAAGAATATGAG AACCTTGTTCCTGTTGGCACAGAGCAGACACGGAAAGCCGCAGTTCTACCTGAAAACAAAGCGAAGAATCGTTTCAACAACGTCCTGCCAT ATGACTGGTGTCGAGTGAGGCTAAATACATCAAATCCCAATGGGACCTCTGACTACATTAATGCCAGTTACATGCCA GGctacaacagcaacagagagtACATTGCCACACAGGGTCCTCTGCCCTCCACCGTCAATGACTTCTGGAGGATGATTTGGGAACAAAGAGTGAAAGGCATCGTCATGGTAACCAACTGCATTGAAGGAGGACGG aCCAAGTGTGAACAATACTGGCCTGGAGACGGCAAGCCTTGCCATTACGGAGAGCTCTTGATCACCACCAGATCTGAGCAACAGGAGACCAACTGGACATTGAGGGAATTTAGTTTGAAACAT ACAGAAACCTCAGAAAAGCggaaagtgaaacattttcacttcacaGCCTGGCCGGACCATGGAGTCCCTCAGGGCACCAAAATCCTGATCCAGTTCAGAGAACTGGTGAGATGGCATATAGAGAGAGAAGCGGATGGAGCACCAACTGTGGTTCACTGCAG TGCTGGAGTGGGGAGGACAGGCACTATCATTGCCCTGGATGTGCTACTTCAGCAGCTAGTCAAAAAAAGGGGAGTGGGCATCAATGCTTTTGTGCACAAGATGAGACTGAGTCGACCATACATGGTGCAGACAGAG tCTCAGTACGTTTTCCTGCACCAGTGCATAATGGACAGTCTGCAGCCAGAcgagaagatggaggagaacaTATATGAGAATGCAGACATGATATATGTCAATGCCACAGCGCTCCGAGAGCTTCAGACAAATGGCTAA